The Pelodiscus sinensis isolate JC-2024 chromosome 6, ASM4963464v1, whole genome shotgun sequence genome has a segment encoding these proteins:
- the DCP2 gene encoding m7GpppN-mRNA hydrolase isoform X5, producing MQNTPGLPPCGIRDFAKAVFGHCPFLLPQGEDVQRVLDEWKEYKMGVPTYGAIILDEMLENVLLVQGYLAKSGWGFPKGKVNKEEAPHDCAAREVFEETGFDIKDYICKDDFIELRISDQLARLYIIPGIPKDTQFNPKTRREIRNIEWFSIDKLPCHKNDMTPKSKLGLAPNKFFMAIPFIRPLREWLSRRYGDSSDSDNGFSSTGSTPSKLNLEKTRSKLRYSQQMFPDGSPGDQWTKYRQPQQQKPYNNNHSEISEALKIKTQNMRGNGRKQYQDTSSQKKRTNGVHSQPAKQNNTLKCEKKLNPRRLQDNFETADAAYDVCFSFEDLLEHTEGHSVACNGHYKVTFSSRAFLNFKFDHDAIMKSFDLC from the exons ATGCAGAACACACCAGGATTACCTCCGTGTGGGATAAGAGACTTTGCTAAAGCTG TTTTTGGGCATTGCCCTTTTTTACTGCCTCAAGGTGAAGATGTGCAAAGGGTTTTGGATGAGTGGAAGGAGTATAAAATGGGAGTACCAACCTATGGTGCAATTATTCTTGATGAGATGCTTGAAAAT GTACTGCTGGTTCAAGGATATTTAGCAAAGTCTGGCTGGGGATTTCCAAAagggaaagtaaataaagaagaggCTCCACATGATTGTGCTGCTAGAGAG GTGTTTGAAGAAACTGGTTTTGATATTAAAGATTACATCTGCAAAGATGACTTCATTGAACTACGAATCAGTGATCAACTGGCACGTTTGTACATCATTCCAGGAATTCCAAAGGACACACAATTCAACCCCAAAACCAGAAGAGAAATTCGG AACATTGAATGGTTCTCAATTGACAAATTACCATGCCATAAAAATGACATGACCCCAAAGTCCAAGCTAGGTTTGGCGCCTAACAAGTTTTTCATGGCCATTCCCTTCATCAG ACCATTGAGAGAGTGGCTTTCTCGAAGGTATGGAGACTCCTCTGATAGTGACAATGGTTTTTCATCTACTGGGAGCACGCCATCCAAGCTCAACTTGGAGAAAACAAG ATCCAAACTTCGTTATAGCCAGCAGATGTTTCCAGATGGCTCTCCAGGAGACCAGTGGACAAAATACAGACAACCACAGCAACAGAAGCCATATAACAATAATCATTCTGAGATATCTGAAGCTTTAAAAATAAAG ACTCAGAACATGAGGGGTAATGGTAGAAAGCAATATCAAGATACTTCTAGCCAAAAGAAGAGGACAAATGGGGTCCACAGCCAGCCAGCAAAACAGAACAATACATTG aaatgTGAAAAAAAGCTTAATCCAAGAAGACTTCAGGATAACTTTGAAACAG cagatgcAGCATATGATGTGTGTTTCTCCTTTGAAGACCTGCTGGAACATACTGAGGGACACTCTGTGGCATGTAATGGTCATTACAAAGTCACTTTCTCATCAAGAGCGTTTTTGAACTTCAAATTTGACCATGATGCCATAATGAAAAGTTTTGACCTCTGTTAg
- the DCP2 gene encoding m7GpppN-mRNA hydrolase isoform X2 translates to MQTNNLESDLEKPNPQSSQEEITQCRFILHIPSEERDNAIRVCFQIELAHWFYLDFYMQNTPGLPPCGIRDFAKAVFGHCPFLLPQGEDVQRVLDEWKEYKMGVPTYGAIILDEMLENVLLVQGYLAKSGWGFPKGKVNKEEAPHDCAAREVFEETGFDIKDYICKDDFIELRISDQLARLYIIPGIPKDTQFNPKTRREIRNIEWFSIDKLPCHKNDMTPKSKLGLAPNKFFMAIPFIRPLREWLSRRYGDSSDSDNGFSSTGSTPSKLNLEKTRSKLRYSQQMFPDGSPGDQWTKYRQPQQQKPYNNNHSEISEALKIKTQNMRGNGRKQYQDTSSQKKRTNGVHSQPAKQNNTLKCEKKLNPRRLQDNFETDAAYDVCFSFEDLLEHTEGHSVACNGHYKVTFSSRAFLNFKFDHDAIMKSFDLC, encoded by the exons TCGATTTATTTTACACATTCCCAGTGAAGAAAGAGACAATGCAATCAGAGTGTGTTTTCAGATTGAACTTGCCCATTGGTTTTACTTGGATTTCTACATGCAGAACACACCAGGATTACCTCCGTGTGGGATAAGAGACTTTGCTAAAGCTG TTTTTGGGCATTGCCCTTTTTTACTGCCTCAAGGTGAAGATGTGCAAAGGGTTTTGGATGAGTGGAAGGAGTATAAAATGGGAGTACCAACCTATGGTGCAATTATTCTTGATGAGATGCTTGAAAAT GTACTGCTGGTTCAAGGATATTTAGCAAAGTCTGGCTGGGGATTTCCAAAagggaaagtaaataaagaagaggCTCCACATGATTGTGCTGCTAGAGAG GTGTTTGAAGAAACTGGTTTTGATATTAAAGATTACATCTGCAAAGATGACTTCATTGAACTACGAATCAGTGATCAACTGGCACGTTTGTACATCATTCCAGGAATTCCAAAGGACACACAATTCAACCCCAAAACCAGAAGAGAAATTCGG AACATTGAATGGTTCTCAATTGACAAATTACCATGCCATAAAAATGACATGACCCCAAAGTCCAAGCTAGGTTTGGCGCCTAACAAGTTTTTCATGGCCATTCCCTTCATCAG ACCATTGAGAGAGTGGCTTTCTCGAAGGTATGGAGACTCCTCTGATAGTGACAATGGTTTTTCATCTACTGGGAGCACGCCATCCAAGCTCAACTTGGAGAAAACAAG ATCCAAACTTCGTTATAGCCAGCAGATGTTTCCAGATGGCTCTCCAGGAGACCAGTGGACAAAATACAGACAACCACAGCAACAGAAGCCATATAACAATAATCATTCTGAGATATCTGAAGCTTTAAAAATAAAG ACTCAGAACATGAGGGGTAATGGTAGAAAGCAATATCAAGATACTTCTAGCCAAAAGAAGAGGACAAATGGGGTCCACAGCCAGCCAGCAAAACAGAACAATACATTG aaatgTGAAAAAAAGCTTAATCCAAGAAGACTTCAGGATAACTTTGAAACAG atgcAGCATATGATGTGTGTTTCTCCTTTGAAGACCTGCTGGAACATACTGAGGGACACTCTGTGGCATGTAATGGTCATTACAAAGTCACTTTCTCATCAAGAGCGTTTTTGAACTTCAAATTTGACCATGATGCCATAATGAAAAGTTTTGACCTCTGTTAg
- the DCP2 gene encoding m7GpppN-mRNA hydrolase isoform X1 → MQTNNLESDLEKPNPQSSQEEITQCRFILHIPSEERDNAIRVCFQIELAHWFYLDFYMQNTPGLPPCGIRDFAKAVFGHCPFLLPQGEDVQRVLDEWKEYKMGVPTYGAIILDEMLENVLLVQGYLAKSGWGFPKGKVNKEEAPHDCAAREVFEETGFDIKDYICKDDFIELRISDQLARLYIIPGIPKDTQFNPKTRREIRNIEWFSIDKLPCHKNDMTPKSKLGLAPNKFFMAIPFIRPLREWLSRRYGDSSDSDNGFSSTGSTPSKLNLEKTRSKLRYSQQMFPDGSPGDQWTKYRQPQQQKPYNNNHSEISEALKIKTQNMRGNGRKQYQDTSSQKKRTNGVHSQPAKQNNTLKCEKKLNPRRLQDNFETADAAYDVCFSFEDLLEHTEGHSVACNGHYKVTFSSRAFLNFKFDHDAIMKSFDLC, encoded by the exons TCGATTTATTTTACACATTCCCAGTGAAGAAAGAGACAATGCAATCAGAGTGTGTTTTCAGATTGAACTTGCCCATTGGTTTTACTTGGATTTCTACATGCAGAACACACCAGGATTACCTCCGTGTGGGATAAGAGACTTTGCTAAAGCTG TTTTTGGGCATTGCCCTTTTTTACTGCCTCAAGGTGAAGATGTGCAAAGGGTTTTGGATGAGTGGAAGGAGTATAAAATGGGAGTACCAACCTATGGTGCAATTATTCTTGATGAGATGCTTGAAAAT GTACTGCTGGTTCAAGGATATTTAGCAAAGTCTGGCTGGGGATTTCCAAAagggaaagtaaataaagaagaggCTCCACATGATTGTGCTGCTAGAGAG GTGTTTGAAGAAACTGGTTTTGATATTAAAGATTACATCTGCAAAGATGACTTCATTGAACTACGAATCAGTGATCAACTGGCACGTTTGTACATCATTCCAGGAATTCCAAAGGACACACAATTCAACCCCAAAACCAGAAGAGAAATTCGG AACATTGAATGGTTCTCAATTGACAAATTACCATGCCATAAAAATGACATGACCCCAAAGTCCAAGCTAGGTTTGGCGCCTAACAAGTTTTTCATGGCCATTCCCTTCATCAG ACCATTGAGAGAGTGGCTTTCTCGAAGGTATGGAGACTCCTCTGATAGTGACAATGGTTTTTCATCTACTGGGAGCACGCCATCCAAGCTCAACTTGGAGAAAACAAG ATCCAAACTTCGTTATAGCCAGCAGATGTTTCCAGATGGCTCTCCAGGAGACCAGTGGACAAAATACAGACAACCACAGCAACAGAAGCCATATAACAATAATCATTCTGAGATATCTGAAGCTTTAAAAATAAAG ACTCAGAACATGAGGGGTAATGGTAGAAAGCAATATCAAGATACTTCTAGCCAAAAGAAGAGGACAAATGGGGTCCACAGCCAGCCAGCAAAACAGAACAATACATTG aaatgTGAAAAAAAGCTTAATCCAAGAAGACTTCAGGATAACTTTGAAACAG cagatgcAGCATATGATGTGTGTTTCTCCTTTGAAGACCTGCTGGAACATACTGAGGGACACTCTGTGGCATGTAATGGTCATTACAAAGTCACTTTCTCATCAAGAGCGTTTTTGAACTTCAAATTTGACCATGATGCCATAATGAAAAGTTTTGACCTCTGTTAg
- the DCP2 gene encoding m7GpppN-mRNA hydrolase isoform X3, with protein MESKRAEIPSSVLDDLCSRFILHIPSEERDNAIRVCFQIELAHWFYLDFYMQNTPGLPPCGIRDFAKAVFGHCPFLLPQGEDVQRVLDEWKEYKMGVPTYGAIILDEMLENVLLVQGYLAKSGWGFPKGKVNKEEAPHDCAAREVFEETGFDIKDYICKDDFIELRISDQLARLYIIPGIPKDTQFNPKTRREIRNIEWFSIDKLPCHKNDMTPKSKLGLAPNKFFMAIPFIRPLREWLSRRYGDSSDSDNGFSSTGSTPSKLNLEKTRSKLRYSQQMFPDGSPGDQWTKYRQPQQQKPYNNNHSEISEALKIKTQNMRGNGRKQYQDTSSQKKRTNGVHSQPAKQNNTLKCEKKLNPRRLQDNFETADAAYDVCFSFEDLLEHTEGHSVACNGHYKVTFSSRAFLNFKFDHDAIMKSFDLC; from the exons ATGGAGAGCAAACGGGCCGAGATTCCCAGCAGCGTCCTGGACGATCTGTGCAG TCGATTTATTTTACACATTCCCAGTGAAGAAAGAGACAATGCAATCAGAGTGTGTTTTCAGATTGAACTTGCCCATTGGTTTTACTTGGATTTCTACATGCAGAACACACCAGGATTACCTCCGTGTGGGATAAGAGACTTTGCTAAAGCTG TTTTTGGGCATTGCCCTTTTTTACTGCCTCAAGGTGAAGATGTGCAAAGGGTTTTGGATGAGTGGAAGGAGTATAAAATGGGAGTACCAACCTATGGTGCAATTATTCTTGATGAGATGCTTGAAAAT GTACTGCTGGTTCAAGGATATTTAGCAAAGTCTGGCTGGGGATTTCCAAAagggaaagtaaataaagaagaggCTCCACATGATTGTGCTGCTAGAGAG GTGTTTGAAGAAACTGGTTTTGATATTAAAGATTACATCTGCAAAGATGACTTCATTGAACTACGAATCAGTGATCAACTGGCACGTTTGTACATCATTCCAGGAATTCCAAAGGACACACAATTCAACCCCAAAACCAGAAGAGAAATTCGG AACATTGAATGGTTCTCAATTGACAAATTACCATGCCATAAAAATGACATGACCCCAAAGTCCAAGCTAGGTTTGGCGCCTAACAAGTTTTTCATGGCCATTCCCTTCATCAG ACCATTGAGAGAGTGGCTTTCTCGAAGGTATGGAGACTCCTCTGATAGTGACAATGGTTTTTCATCTACTGGGAGCACGCCATCCAAGCTCAACTTGGAGAAAACAAG ATCCAAACTTCGTTATAGCCAGCAGATGTTTCCAGATGGCTCTCCAGGAGACCAGTGGACAAAATACAGACAACCACAGCAACAGAAGCCATATAACAATAATCATTCTGAGATATCTGAAGCTTTAAAAATAAAG ACTCAGAACATGAGGGGTAATGGTAGAAAGCAATATCAAGATACTTCTAGCCAAAAGAAGAGGACAAATGGGGTCCACAGCCAGCCAGCAAAACAGAACAATACATTG aaatgTGAAAAAAAGCTTAATCCAAGAAGACTTCAGGATAACTTTGAAACAG cagatgcAGCATATGATGTGTGTTTCTCCTTTGAAGACCTGCTGGAACATACTGAGGGACACTCTGTGGCATGTAATGGTCATTACAAAGTCACTTTCTCATCAAGAGCGTTTTTGAACTTCAAATTTGACCATGATGCCATAATGAAAAGTTTTGACCTCTGTTAg
- the DCP2 gene encoding m7GpppN-mRNA hydrolase isoform X4, with translation MESKRAEIPSSVLDDLCSRFILHIPSEERDNAIRVCFQIELAHWFYLDFYMQNTPGLPPCGIRDFAKAVFGHCPFLLPQGEDVQRVLDEWKEYKMGVPTYGAIILDEMLENVLLVQGYLAKSGWGFPKGKVNKEEAPHDCAAREVFEETGFDIKDYICKDDFIELRISDQLARLYIIPGIPKDTQFNPKTRREIRNIEWFSIDKLPCHKNDMTPKSKLGLAPNKFFMAIPFIRPLREWLSRRYGDSSDSDNGFSSTGSTPSKLNLEKTRSKLRYSQQMFPDGSPGDQWTKYRQPQQQKPYNNNHSEISEALKIKTQNMRGNGRKQYQDTSSQKKRTNGVHSQPAKQNNTLKCEKKLNPRRLQDNFETDAAYDVCFSFEDLLEHTEGHSVACNGHYKVTFSSRAFLNFKFDHDAIMKSFDLC, from the exons ATGGAGAGCAAACGGGCCGAGATTCCCAGCAGCGTCCTGGACGATCTGTGCAG TCGATTTATTTTACACATTCCCAGTGAAGAAAGAGACAATGCAATCAGAGTGTGTTTTCAGATTGAACTTGCCCATTGGTTTTACTTGGATTTCTACATGCAGAACACACCAGGATTACCTCCGTGTGGGATAAGAGACTTTGCTAAAGCTG TTTTTGGGCATTGCCCTTTTTTACTGCCTCAAGGTGAAGATGTGCAAAGGGTTTTGGATGAGTGGAAGGAGTATAAAATGGGAGTACCAACCTATGGTGCAATTATTCTTGATGAGATGCTTGAAAAT GTACTGCTGGTTCAAGGATATTTAGCAAAGTCTGGCTGGGGATTTCCAAAagggaaagtaaataaagaagaggCTCCACATGATTGTGCTGCTAGAGAG GTGTTTGAAGAAACTGGTTTTGATATTAAAGATTACATCTGCAAAGATGACTTCATTGAACTACGAATCAGTGATCAACTGGCACGTTTGTACATCATTCCAGGAATTCCAAAGGACACACAATTCAACCCCAAAACCAGAAGAGAAATTCGG AACATTGAATGGTTCTCAATTGACAAATTACCATGCCATAAAAATGACATGACCCCAAAGTCCAAGCTAGGTTTGGCGCCTAACAAGTTTTTCATGGCCATTCCCTTCATCAG ACCATTGAGAGAGTGGCTTTCTCGAAGGTATGGAGACTCCTCTGATAGTGACAATGGTTTTTCATCTACTGGGAGCACGCCATCCAAGCTCAACTTGGAGAAAACAAG ATCCAAACTTCGTTATAGCCAGCAGATGTTTCCAGATGGCTCTCCAGGAGACCAGTGGACAAAATACAGACAACCACAGCAACAGAAGCCATATAACAATAATCATTCTGAGATATCTGAAGCTTTAAAAATAAAG ACTCAGAACATGAGGGGTAATGGTAGAAAGCAATATCAAGATACTTCTAGCCAAAAGAAGAGGACAAATGGGGTCCACAGCCAGCCAGCAAAACAGAACAATACATTG aaatgTGAAAAAAAGCTTAATCCAAGAAGACTTCAGGATAACTTTGAAACAG atgcAGCATATGATGTGTGTTTCTCCTTTGAAGACCTGCTGGAACATACTGAGGGACACTCTGTGGCATGTAATGGTCATTACAAAGTCACTTTCTCATCAAGAGCGTTTTTGAACTTCAAATTTGACCATGATGCCATAATGAAAAGTTTTGACCTCTGTTAg